The genomic segment CCGCATCCCTCTTCCTCCCGGTGTCGAATCTCACGAATCTGCTCGCGGCGGAATCCTTCGGCGGAAGTGCCGCCGGGTTCATCGCGGCCGCCTGGGCGCCGGCGGTGGTGGGCGTCGTGGTGAGCGCAGGCATCCTCTCGATCGTGTTCCACCGCTCGCTACGCGGCCGCTTCGTCGCACCGGCTCGCACCGAGATCACCGACCGGTCGCTCCTTCTCTATTGCGCAGTGGTGGTGCTGCTCCTGCTCCCGCTGCTCGTCTCCGGCCTCCCCGTCGAGATCGTGGCCGGGGCGGCCGCCGTGCTTCTGCTCGTGGCCTTCCTGGTGCGGGACCGCAGCGCGATCCGAGCCACCCTCATCCCGTGGCAGGCACTCGGCATCGCCTCCGGGCTCTTCGTTCTGGTCGAGACGGCGCACGCGCACGGGCTCGAGTCGGTGCTGGCCGCGGTCTCCGGATCGGGCGACGACCCGCTCAGCCTTCTGCACTTGGCCGCCATCGGAGCACTCGGCGCCAACACCATCAACAACCTCCCGGCCTATCTGGTGCTGGAGCCGCAGGCGGGTGATCGGCTGCGGCTGGTGGCTCTGCTCATCGGAGTGAACCTCGGCCCGCTCGTCACGCCGTGGGCATCGCTCGCGACCCTGCTCTGGCATCAGCGGTTGACCGCGCTCGGGGTCACGATCTCCTGGCCGAAGTTCATGGGGCTCGGGCTGATCGCCGTGGTCGTCATCGTGCCGGCCGCGACCGTGGCGCTCGCCGTCTTCGGGTAAGGCGGTCAGCCGACCACGAACTCCCGCTTCACCACCTGCGCGAGGCTCGCGACATCGAACTGCACGGCGACGAAATCCGCCGTCTCGACCAGGGCCAGCGCCTCGCGAGCGGGGAGGATCATCGCCTGCGCGGTCGGGCGCTGCTCCACCGGAACCGCGAGACGGAGTTCGGCCACCGAGGTGAACAACGGGAGCACCAGTTCGCCGGTGGTGGACAGGATGGTGCGGAGCTGCGGATCCGTCGCATCCGTCGACCCGGTGATGTCGACGACGAGTCCGCCGGTGCGCATAGCCGCGAGGAGGGCGTCGAGCGTGGTGCGGTTCGGCAGCGCTGCGAAGGTCTCGAGCGCCTTGCGGAGCGGGCGGTTCGAATACGACTTGGGAAAGGCAGGTGCACGGCGGGCCACCCGCCCAGCCTAGCCAGAACCCCGGATCGGGCCGGCGAGCGAGCGCGGACCCCCTAGAAGAGGCGCGAGTCGGCGTCGTCGAGGCCGCGCATCGCGTCGTAGTCGAGCACGACGCAGCGGATGCCGCGATCCTGCGCGAGAGTGCGCGCCTGCGGTTTGATCTCCTGCGCGGCGAACACGCCCTGCACCGGCGCGAGGTGCGGATCGCGGTTCATCAGCTCGAGGTAGCGGGTGAGCTGTTCGACCCCGTCGATGTCGCCGCGGCGCTTGATCTCGACCGCGACCGCCGCGCCACCGGAATCCCGGGCCAGGATGTCGACCGGACCGATGGCCGTCATGTACTCGCGCCGCACGAGGGTGTGGCCGTCGCCCAGCAATCCGATCTGCTCGGCCAGGAGCTTCTGTAGATGCGCCTCGACACCGTCTTTGACGAGGCCGGGATCGATGCCCAGCTCGTGCGCTGAATCGTGCTCGATGTCGTACAGCGACACGATCAGCACGTCGTCGGTCTTCTTCTGCGTGACCTTCCACACCGCCGTGATGCCGGCTTCCGCCTGCACCTCGTCGGGCTCGAGTTCGGTGACGGTGCAGGGCGGGCTCATCCAGTTCAGCGGCTTGTAGGAACCGCCGTCGGAGTGCACCAGGATGCTGCCGTCGCTTTTGCGCATGAGCAGGCGTTTCGCGAGCGGGAGATGGGCGCTGAGGCGGCCGGCGTAGTCGACGGAGCAGGTGGCAATGACTAGACGCACCTGTAGAGCGTAACCGGCTTGGGGGGTCGGTGCTGCGCTGACCGATGAGGGGGCGGGGCGGGGCGCTGCGGCGTCGACGGCTGGGGTCTCCGCCCATAGACGCCCGCCACACCTGGGACCCCAGCCGTCGACGCCGCAGCTCGTGCCGAGGCTGGTGTGCTGCCGCAGCTCGTGGCGAGGCTGGTGTGCTGCCGCGGCTAGGGGGGAGAGGGTGCTGCGCTGCCGCGGCTAGTGGGAAGGGGAAAGGGTGCGGGGGGCGCGCTCTCGGGCGGCGGGGGAGAAGAGGCCGGCCAGGACGACGAGCACGAGAACGAGGAGGAGGGCGGGGAGGATGCCGAACTGGTGACCGAGGAGGCCGATCACCGGCGGACCGACGAGGAAGGCGACGTAGCCGATGATGGCCACCGCACTCACGCGGGCGGCGGACTGCTTGGGGTCGTCGGTGTCTGCGGCCGCTGACATCCCCACCGGGAAGCCCAACGAGCACCCGAGCGCCCAGAACGCGGCGCCGACATATGCCAGCCACGGCATAGGCGCCCCGAAGATGAAGATCAGGATGCCGATGACGCCCAGCAGCGCGCTCACGCGGAGCACCGGCACCCGCCCGAAGCGGTCGAGAACCGGGCCGCCCGCGATGCGGCCGAGGGTCATCGAGATCGTGAAGACGCCGAACACGACCGCGGCG from the Herbiconiux aconitum genome contains:
- the nucS gene encoding endonuclease NucS, which encodes MRLVIATCSVDYAGRLSAHLPLAKRLLMRKSDGSILVHSDGGSYKPLNWMSPPCTVTELEPDEVQAEAGITAVWKVTQKKTDDVLIVSLYDIEHDSAHELGIDPGLVKDGVEAHLQKLLAEQIGLLGDGHTLVRREYMTAIGPVDILARDSGGAAVAVEIKRRGDIDGVEQLTRYLELMNRDPHLAPVQGVFAAQEIKPQARTLAQDRGIRCVVLDYDAMRGLDDADSRLF
- a CDS encoding SLC13 family permease, whose translation is MQQTAANRIGPILTALLLVVATIAVASGALPWPDFEALVARVVPVLGFVVAITVVAELASAAGVFTALAERLAGWGRGRIWLLWLFVIALAVVCTAFLSLDTTAVLVTPVVVVLALHIGVSPIPFALAAVWLANTASLFLPVSNLTNLLAAESFGGSAAGFIAAAWAPAVVGVVVSAGILSIVFHRSLRGRFVAPARTEITDRSLLLYCAVVVLLLLPLLVSGLPVEIVAGAAAVLLLVAFLVRDRSAIRATLIPWQALGIASGLFVLVETAHAHGLESVLAAVSGSGDDPLSLLHLAAIGALGANTINNLPAYLVLEPQAGDRLRLVALLIGVNLGPLVTPWASLATLLWHQRLTALGVTISWPKFMGLGLIAVVVIVPAATVALAVFG
- a CDS encoding SseB family protein is translated as MARRAPAFPKSYSNRPLRKALETFAALPNRTTLDALLAAMRTGGLVVDITGSTDATDPQLRTILSTTGELVLPLFTSVAELRLAVPVEQRPTAQAMILPAREALALVETADFVAVQFDVASLAQVVKREFVVG